The Indicator indicator isolate 239-I01 chromosome 18, UM_Iind_1.1, whole genome shotgun sequence region gaaataaaataaactacCCATCTCTATTAGACCACAGAAGGGGGCTCTGTTCTCAGGACAATGACCTTAAGCCCATAAGAACAGCCCAATTGAATTGAACGGATGTGGACACAAGCTACTCAATCTCCTTACTCCTTTAGAGCAATGAAGAGAAATGATCCACACTAAATTTATACAATATCTTAGAGGTATATTCTGATGCCTGTCTCATTGATATGATGAGCTGTTTGTGCAGTACATAGAAATCCTGATGCCACTATCCACACTGCATAAATATTTATACCATAATTATGTAAACACAAActgcagattttattttctgaagcatGTGCAGGATTTAAAAGACAACatactgttaaaaaaaacccaaaccactgcaTCACCTTTTGCATCGACATGCTATATAATAGCTCGCATTTACATAAAAAAGGGcattttaaaccatcacagaggctgatgaaatgcaaagaaaagccAACTACTGAATGGACTGTGAGCTTAACCAAGGCCTAACCACCCCCTATGCTTGAGCTCTGCTTCATCTTTTAACAGTAGCACCAAGAACacattcttctttttaaaatagcCCCATTCAATTAATCTGCTTGCACTAAAAACTAAACTTTCTTGCTTTGGTCTGACTCTCACCTCAAAACCCAAAATATGAATGGAAATTAGGTACACAGAAGGATGCAATCGGTTCTGAAGTTCTGTTTCTATTAATTTCATCAGCACATTTACTGTGATTCCCCAGTTTGTTAAAAAGACAATCAACAATGAACCATACtttataaaacatttttcttgtaTAATCAAAATAATGACAACTCACATTGAATATAGTTTCAAATACCATAAATATTTGTAACTGTACTTCCATTTTACCCAAATGCTGTTTGACATAAATATCAAAATACTCTTTAAATACCCAACACTTCCCATTTGAAAAAATACCAAGGCATGTAACTCATTATGTAGTTATGTACAAATTCAGCCCATCTTCATGATTACACAGAATTAAGCCAATGGATGAAAACAAATCTCCTTAAGAGCTGATGTGTACAAATGTATAAGGTTAAAATCAAGACTTCCTGTTTGCTTATTTAAACTATAATTAAGTTAGCAACTGAAATGGACTTAATGCATCCtgccttccaactctaacactGACCTGCTATCATTTAAAAGTTACATAGAATAATCTAGTGCACTATGTCCTAACCTAGCCTGTAACACACAGGAGTGCAACTAATCTGTTCAGCTTTTCTGCACTGTGTTCATACTCCCCCAATTCTCCTCTTAGCAAAGATGATACAGCAGCCTTACTTTCTTTGGTGGCCTTCTGAGAAATCTGAGTGTTCCTGTATTTACATTTCAAGTCCTTCACAAGCCTCTCCTACAGTATCCTTCCTATCATTTTGGGTTTAAATTCACCAGGGTTATATTAAGTAAAGACAGAACAGGATAGACATGACTTCTGCATTCCACCAGATTAGAAGAAAAAATGGTCccaccaaagcaaaaccagaaaacccCTTCTCTTTACCAGTTAATCATACTGACTTCTATCAAACCATTTTTGAGTCTTTTTCCCCCATCTGATGGCCCAAGTACTCAGAACAGATGCAATGTAACTTCTTTAAACCATCTCCACATCCCTACAAGCACTTTTCAGCTATTTCTTCTCCACTGCTACTGAAAACTCGATCAGTTGTCACATCTCCTATTTCTGGAATCTCTTGACTACTTGATGAGAGAAGCAGTCACTTAGAAATATTTCTATTAAATgaaataagtaaaaataaactttttattGCCATTACTAGTGAAAGTGCCAGAAAAGGCCTGGGCTGGTAATTCCCATAAATAAACTGCCTTCACAGGTGACCAAAATTACTACATTTCTACCATGGTAATAATAAAAACCGTTGCCCAAACTTGCCAGCAGCCAGTCACCTTTTCAGTTATTTCTCCAAGTTCCTGAAGTTCActatcacacagaatcacacagaatgttagcGGTCGGAAGGAACTTccaatgatcatctagtccaacccccctgccagagtaggatcacctaccTAGAGTATCAAAGTATTTCCTTAGACAACACTAACACTTCAAGAAAGCATTTCACATACTCCAAGAACacacagaaggaagaataaacaaaagcaaattgTGTATAAAATACATCAGAGGGTCAGCAATAACTAGTAGGgtgttttcctttcagtaaATTACATCTTCATTTTGGTTTCAGTACTAAAAAAGGTTAAATGTTCTTGGGCCATGCCTATTCTTAGAAGCTTTACCCACATTGTTTACCTTTACTCTAAAGGCAAAATAGCAACACAAACTATGAGAGTGAAATAATGAAACTACCTGAAGAGATTAATTTCTAGAATCATCACAACACAGTGAAACTTGTAGTATCACCATACTCAAGGTGAAAGGCTTCATTCACTCACAGTTCTAGCAAGCTTGTCTAAGTTCCTCAGCTACTGCAGTGCAACATGCAGTTGTGTTTAGAAGGCAACAGCGATTGCTTctcagtaaaatgaaaaaatggCAAACACTTAATGTAATTCCAACTGAAATCCCAGCATTTTAACAAGACAGCTCTTTCTCAAGGTTACCAGGCTTTCTGTGCAAAGTGCCTCCGTGGGCTGCAAAGCACTATGCACTACAGCAATCACTGCAGAGCTGTAATAGCTATTCAAAAGCCCCAGAAAGTAGAGGGAGTTCAATTCAGAAGAATGGAGGAAGAGGTTTTAAAATGCTAATAAAAATTGTATTATGTACATGTAGAAGTAACACAAAGGGCATGATGCTTAACAAGTTTAATACCAACTCAGGAAATCTACTTAGAAAATCATTTAATCTGAGAGTTCATTGTGACAAAAACTGACCAAGCTTTAGGGAAGCTGCtcttttgaaaaaacaaaaacaaaaccaaaaacaaacacacccagaatttcagctgcttttccctctgaAGTGGGATATTGCACAATGACCGAATACGTGGATTCTTACACTCTACAACAGAGCATTTATAAAATGTCACTACTGTAATACTTTCTACAATGAAACTAATACTTGGTTACagtcctctccctttcccttcaaattttatttttacacaACATTACCGCTTTGTTACCTTCTAGGTGAAGGTTAGTTCTTATTTCTGTTGTTAAGGCTCCATTTCTACATGCAGAAGAGAGGAAGTCAGTATCCTTTGAAGACTCACTAAGTGTTACTGCTGAAAACCACCAAGAAATGGTTCTGTTAGTTTCAGTGGTAGGTATTCTTTGGATTCTCTGGAAAACTGTACCTACAGTAGGACTTCAGTAATTATGATATTATTTCATTCAGCTATGGTTTAATACCAGCTATCAAGAGATACAGTTCTGGAGAAATTCAAAGCTGCAACCTACTGAAGCACAAGAAGCACATCCTACCATCACAACTGCAGGCAATTGCTCTACAACCTTAAGCTATGAGCTAGGCTTCCTGTACTCtctgtaattatttttgttgcaTGACCACACTTAATGCAGTGTTTCTTAGAACAAGGCAATAGAGACCTTGCAGAGTTTTTATTGATCGCATTCTGCAAAGCATTTAGAAAACGTGGGATGAAAGTTTGTAATCTAAGATCAGTGTTGCTCAACAGTAACTCTAAAGCATTCCAAAGCATTTTTTCCCACTGGGTAGGCAAATCCATTAACCTCCATGTTAACAAAGCCCAATGCTGCTGGTACCTGGTTCTGAGAAAGTATCGCTGATGTCATCATCTTTATCATCCTCAAAATCTTCTTCCTCATCATCATTTTCAGACAGCTCATGCTCACTGCCAAATCCTTCATCATGGTCCTCATCTTCaacatcatcctcatcatcctcgtCTTCCTCAGGCTCCCCTTTGGCAGACTGTTCACCCAAACTGTCTGTTACAAAAAGAGAATAGTTgtgctcttctttcttctgtgaagaatcTGATGCTGATGTGCTGGCAGAAAGACTGCTCTCCCCCACAACAAGCCCTGGGGTTTCCTGGGGTGGACCAAGAAGCAGTTCTTGAGTCTCTTTAAAAGGCAGAACAGGAGGTGTACTGTGACTGTGTGGGGACTCgatgccttttctttcttgtctctttGCTACAGCACCACAATAGCAGgtgttttcctttgctgcatCAGCATGTGTCTGACTCAGCACTGGTCTGCTCTGTGGTAAAGGATTGATCTttacttttgcctttttaacATAGTCTTTACATTCCACATGAATGTTCACCTTTTCATTATTGTACACATTGGTCTTCACCATGATTTGTGTACTGGAAGCAGGCTGAGTTGCAGGTTTGCTTGCCTTCTGAACACAGTCCGACAAAGGTGCCTCAGCCTGAACGTTCTTGGAGGAACAGACTGGGGCTGCTGCTCTAGTTGCAATTTTTTTGCCGGGTAAGAAAGAATTTAAAGGGTTTTGTTTTACACTAAACAGCAAATCAGGGTAATAGAGTGAATCAGAAACAGGCTGGGAGTCCTCACTGTTAAGCTGAGCCAGTGTCGGTGTTTTGCTTATCACCTCCTCATCTTGGTATGGGCTTGAGAAGTCATCAAGGCCCAAGTAATCCACCTCTTTTGTTCCCCAGATGTCACAGCTGGTTAATTTAGTGTACTTAGTTAAATCTTCACAGTATGTGTCCCACTGCTCCCACTTTGAGGTGAGAGCAGCTTCTTTGTCCAGGATGTCTGTAAAAGACTCCAAGTTCTCAAGGTCTTTGCAGTCCTCCATTGAAAGTAAGTTGTCTCTGGAACTTTGCTGATAGTCCATTTCTCTGTCCTGTGCATAATAAACAAGTTAAGAATTAATACAAAAAAGTGCCAATTATCTTTCTCTAGCAGTGTTCAAAacctgtgtagatgtggcacttagggacacgatttagtggtggacttggcagtgttaggacAATGGttggatcttggaggtcttttccaaccttagtgagtctatgattctacctctGTCCTCTACTTAAACTAGTGTTGAGCTCGATTTCAGTGATGCTTACAAGTAATAACATATGAAGACTCATTGGCTTATGACTAAAAACTTCTTTTCAGGGTCAGAATTAAGTCCAGCTTCCATGCATCCACAACAGATCTTTCTGAAGAGACTGCTAAAGACAGAAGTCAAATGTTGTTGGATTCTTTTTCTGCTATTGTAAATTCATCTGATAATCAGGAACTAGACTAGTACCAATATCCATGCATTTAGAATACAGAAGAAATCACAGGCAAGCTGTGATTAGTCTCTATTAACCTAGGTCAATCTTTGCTGTGTGCTTAACAGAACATGCTCAAATTTACCACTTCCTGGAAAACCTTATTCTAACATGATTTCTTGACTATGAGCTACCTTtcttctttaggaaaaaaaaccaacacattaAAAAGTGCTAGTATAAGTAGCTCATGAGTCAACTCCTCTTTTGCTTCCCCTGCATTCACAGCTTGGGTGAAGAAGCATACAGCTgctcttgcagaaaaaaaatgtaaggaaGAGTCTCAAGCATCATTACATAATGTCAACACAGCTCTATTTGAGACTTGTGTATCAAGCTTCTCCTGATGGCCAGCTTTAACAAACGTCTTTTGAGGAGTCACCACTTTTGCTGGACAAGCAGTTAGGCTCTTCCCTAATCAGTAGCTAGCAGTAATGAATAATCTTCTAGGGGTATTGAACAAATACCCCTTTATTACTACACAAACTCAGGACATTAGTCAAGGAGAGGAAGTTGTGTACACACACAGACCTACCAGTTCGTACATGAAGTCTGGATCTGAACTGCTTGCCAAGAGATCCGTGCTCATCAGAGTCTGCTCTGAAAACACATGGCTCCGAAAGGCGTCCCCAAAAGGAGGGTCCATTCCACT contains the following coding sequences:
- the CREBRF gene encoding CREB3 regulatory factor isoform X2, translated to MPQPSVSGMDPPFGDAFRSHVFSEQTLMSTDLLASSSDPDFMYELDREMDYQQSSRDNLLSMEDCKDLENLESFTDILDKEAALTSKWEQWDTYCEDLTKYTKLTSCDIWGTKEVDYLGLDDFSSPYQDEEVISKTPTLAQLNSEDSQPVSDSLYYPDLLFSVKQNPLNSFLPGKKIATRAAAPVCSSKNVQAEAPLSDCVQKASKPATQPASSTQIMVKTNVYNNEKVNIHVECKDYVKKAKVKINPLPQSRPVLSQTHADAAKENTCYCGAVAKRQERKGIESPHSHSTPPVLPFKETQELLLGPPQETPGLVVGESSLSASTSASDSSQKKEEHNYSLFVTDSLGEQSAKGEPEEDEDDEDDVEDEDHDEGFGSEHELSENDDEEEDFEDDKDDDISDTFSEPVTLSESSKDTDFLSSACRNGALTTEIRTNLHLEGYENDSVEDLKEMTAISSRKRGKRRYFWEYSEQLTPSQQERMLRPSEWNRDTLPSNMYQKNGLHHGKYAAKKSRRTDVEDLTPNPRKLLQIGNELRKLNKVISDLTPVSELPLTARPRSRKEKNKLASRACRLKKKAQYEANKVKLWGLNTEYDNLLFVINSIKQEIVNRVQVPKDDRGVNMEQKLNILIKDTLGLPVAGQTSEFVNQVLEKTAEGDPTGGLVGLRIPMSKV
- the CREBRF gene encoding CREB3 regulatory factor isoform X1 → MPQPSVSGMDPPFGDAFRSHVFSEQTLMSTDLLASSSDPDFMYELDREMDYQQSSRDNLLSMEDCKDLENLESFTDILDKEAALTSKWEQWDTYCEDLTKYTKLTSCDIWGTKEVDYLGLDDFSSPYQDEEVISKTPTLAQLNSEDSQPVSDSLYYPDLLFSVKQNPLNSFLPGKKIATRAAAPVCSSKNVQAEAPLSDCVQKASKPATQPASSTQIMVKTNVYNNEKVNIHVECKDYVKKAKVKINPLPQSRPVLSQTHADAAKENTCYCGAVAKRQERKGIESPHSHSTPPVLPFKETQELLLGPPQETPGLVVGESSLSASTSASDSSQKKEEHNYSLFVTDSLGEQSAKGEPEEDEDDEDDVEDEDHDEGFGSEHELSENDDEEEDFEDDKDDDISDTFSEPAVTLSESSKDTDFLSSACRNGALTTEIRTNLHLEGYENDSVEDLKEMTAISSRKRGKRRYFWEYSEQLTPSQQERMLRPSEWNRDTLPSNMYQKNGLHHGKYAAKKSRRTDVEDLTPNPRKLLQIGNELRKLNKVISDLTPVSELPLTARPRSRKEKNKLASRACRLKKKAQYEANKVKLWGLNTEYDNLLFVINSIKQEIVNRVQVPKDDRGVNMEQKLNILIKDTLGLPVAGQTSEFVNQVLEKTAEGDPTGGLVGLRIPMSKV
- the CREBRF gene encoding CREB3 regulatory factor isoform X4; this translates as MPQPSVSGMDPPFGDAFRSHVFSEQTLMSTDLLASSSDPDFMYELDREMDYQQSSRDNLLSMEDCKDLENLESFTDILDKEAALTSKWEQWDTYCEDLTKYTKLTSCDIWGTKEVDYLGLDDFSSPYQDEEVISKTPTLAQLNSEDSQPVSDSLYYPDLLFSVKQNPLNSFLPGKKIATRAAAPVCSSKNVQAEAPLSDCVQKASKPATQPASSTQIMVKTNVYNNEKVNIHVECKDYVKKAKVKINPLPQSRPVLSQTHADAAKENTCYCGAVAKRQERKGIESPHSHSTPPVLPFKETQELLLGPPQETPGLVVGESSLSASTSASDSSQKKEEHNYSLFVTDSLGEQSAKGEPEEDEDDEDDVEDEDHDEGFGSEHELSENDDEEEDFEDDKDDDISDTFSEPAVTLSESSKDTDFLSSACRNGALTTEIRTNLHLEGYENDSVEDLKEMTAISSRKRGKRRYFWEYSEQLTPSQQERMLRPSEWNRDTLPSNMYQKNGLHHGKYAAKKSRRTDVEDLTPNPRKLLQIGNELRKLNKVISDLTPVSELPLTARPRSRKEKNKLASR
- the CREBRF gene encoding CREB3 regulatory factor isoform X3, which gives rise to MPQPSVSGMDPPFGDAFRSHVFSEQTLMSTDLLASSSDPDFMYELDREMDYQQSSRDNLLSMEDCKDLENLESFTDILDKEAALTSKWEQWDTYCEDLTKYTKLTSCDIWGTKEVDYLGLDDFSSPYQDEEVISKTPTLAQLNSEDSQPVSDSLYYPDLLFSVKQNPLNSFLPGKKIATRAAAPVCSSKNVQAEAPLSDCVQKASKPATQPASSTQIMVKTNVYNNEKVNIHVECKDYVKKAKVKINPLPQSRPVLSQTHADAAKENTCYCGAVAKRQERKGIESPHSHSTPPVLPFKETQELLLGPPQETPGLVVGESSLSASTSASDSSQKKEEHNYSLFVTDSLGEQSAKGEPEEDEDDEDDVEDEDHDEGFGSEHELSENDDEEEDFEDDKDDDISDTFSEPGYENDSVEDLKEMTAISSRKRGKRRYFWEYSEQLTPSQQERMLRPSEWNRDTLPSNMYQKNGLHHGKYAAKKSRRTDVEDLTPNPRKLLQIGNELRKLNKVISDLTPVSELPLTARPRSRKEKNKLASRACRLKKKAQYEANKVKLWGLNTEYDNLLFVINSIKQEIVNRVQVPKDDRGVNMEQKLNILIKDTLGLPVAGQTSEFVNQVLEKTAEGDPTGGLVGLRIPMSKV